GCCGGGATCGTCGAGCGCGTGGGCCATCCCAACCTCAAGATCCTCTATGACTACGGCAATTCGCAGATGGTCCTGGAAGATCCCGAGGCGGCCCTGGACGCGGTCCTGCCGCATGTCCACTCGGTTCACCTCAAGGACCATGTGATGGTGCGCCCCGAGCACGCCGGGCGCCTCACCGTCGCCGGCGTGCCCGTCGGCGACGGCTTCCTGCCGCTGGAGCGCCTGACGCGGCGCCTGCTCGACCAGGGACTGCGCCGGATCACCTTCGAGAATGTCTGGGCCTACAGCGCCCCGATCCGGCCCGGCCGCATGCCGATGGACGGCGTCGTGCCGGGCGAAGGGGCGTTCGCCTTCCTCGAGCCGCCCTTCGATCCCGCGCGCATCGTTCTCGACCAGTCGAGGCTTGCTCCCGACCGGCTGGTCGCCCTCGAGCATGACGCGCTGCTCCGCGGCGTCGCAGTGTTTCGCCGGATCCTCTCCCGCCTGGGATGCGAAGGACGCTGGCGCCGGGCCGGCTGATGTCTCCGGCCAGCGTGCCGCCCCTGTGACGCGGCGCTGACGCGCGGTCGTGCCGAAGGCGCGCACGGCGTGCGGCGGAGCTTTTCGCCGAACCTGCGGCATCCCGCGCCGGGAGCGATCGTCCGGCCAGCGATCGCGAATTGTCGTTTTGCCATCGAATTTTTCGATGTCAGTCACGCAATTGCAGCATTGCGATTCGACATTCATTGCGGTTTCCCGCACAGGCCATGTCCGGCCGACGGGAGCCCGAACGGGCGATCGAGCCCTGTCCAATGTCCACGTGGAACCAGGAGGCGATGGCCATGGTCTCGATCGGTGGGATCAGCGAGCGGGATGGCTCGATGCCTGTCCGGCGCGGCGTTTCGTCATCGATTTCGGATGGCGTGTTCGCGGG
This is a stretch of genomic DNA from Labrys wisconsinensis. It encodes these proteins:
- a CDS encoding sugar phosphate isomerase/epimerase family protein; amino-acid sequence: MIVDATIHSFSLWHHFAHKPGFDALAYADLAASLGFSGISLSLNDPNYRHLGGREPERMERLRRHLETLAFSLEVDTSGTDPAHMSELLGVASLMGATSLRTYTRHQGTPAEMAEATARDLGAVMPKAGALGIVVVLENHEDFTGPELAGIVERVGHPNLKILYDYGNSQMVLEDPEAALDAVLPHVHSVHLKDHVMVRPEHAGRLTVAGVPVGDGFLPLERLTRRLLDQGLRRITFENVWAYSAPIRPGRMPMDGVVPGEGAFAFLEPPFDPARIVLDQSRLAPDRLVALEHDALLRGVAVFRRILSRLGCEGRWRRAG